A single Glycine soja cultivar W05 chromosome 14, ASM419377v2, whole genome shotgun sequence DNA region contains:
- the LOC114385497 gene encoding polyadenylate-binding protein-interacting protein 5-like yields the protein MKPQSSSLNPYATSYVPLSKRGVDGRTPSTEKDSKTYNGTVWFQTHQGATNDPQLINTSLERLSKSESFLAKGQPASSSYTGYTSSQNVAELSDNQLLDEEVDMDLEYLRMNFPGISYQSLVDVYNVNSGDLDAAIDMLSQLELEGDETSGILPETLDIGDVSESGLPADSASLKQKNVAEETNTSSSHMASANVL from the exons ATGAAGCCACAATCATCGTCTTTGAATCCATATGCAACGTCATATGTTCCTCTCTCTAAAAGGGGGGTAGATGGTAGAACACCTTCGACTGAAAAAGATTCCAAGACTTATAATGGGACAGTATGGTTTCAGACTCATCAGGGTGCCACAAATGATCCACAACTTATCAACACTAGCTTGGAAAGGCTCTCGAAATCCGAATCTTTTCTGGCAAAAGGCCAGCCTGCTTCTAGTTCCTACACAGGCTACACTTCATCACAGAATGTGGCAGAGTTATCGGATAATCAGTTGCTAgatgaagaagttgatatggattTGGAGTATCTTAGGATGAATTTTCCTGGTATATCTTATCAGTCCCTTGTAGATGTCTATAATGTAAACAGTGGTGACTTGGATGCTGCTATTGACATGCTCAGCCAACTTGAG TTGGAGGGAGATGAAACTTCTGGAATTCTTCCAGAGACACTGGATATTGGTGACGTTTCAGAGTCCGGATTGCCAGCTGATTCTGCTTCACTAAAACAGAAGAATGTAGCAGAGGAAACCAACACTTCATCTAGTCACATGGCATCAGCCAATGTCTTGTGA